A window of Exiguobacterium sp. FSL W8-0210 contains these coding sequences:
- the ymfI gene encoding elongation factor P 5-aminopentanone reductase yields MRILITGASGAIGLAAAKQLAAAGHELVLQTYRQQAVLERMIEEWQGEHHILTANLADEEDLQAFCAALPVVDAFVHCAGTSYSGLLLDQSATSMHELWKIHVEALIRISQTVTRTKPFTSKLAIVVISSVLGEQGVAGEVVYSTCKAAQLGFVKAYSKELGPMHGRINAITPGWIDTPMNAIFSEDEKAEAIAEIPAGRFGKVEEVASAIRYLVQPESSYVSGAILKIDGAWM; encoded by the coding sequence ATGCGAATCCTCATCACCGGTGCGAGTGGCGCCATTGGTCTTGCGGCAGCAAAACAACTTGCTGCCGCCGGACATGAATTGGTGCTTCAGACGTATCGACAGCAAGCGGTTTTAGAACGGATGATAGAGGAGTGGCAAGGCGAGCACCACATCCTGACTGCGAACTTAGCAGACGAGGAGGACTTGCAGGCATTTTGTGCGGCATTACCTGTTGTCGATGCTTTCGTCCATTGTGCCGGAACGAGTTATAGCGGTCTGTTGCTCGATCAATCAGCAACATCAATGCATGAACTTTGGAAAATCCATGTCGAGGCATTGATTCGCATCAGCCAAACCGTAACACGGACGAAACCGTTTACGTCGAAGCTTGCGATCGTCGTCATCAGTAGTGTATTAGGGGAACAAGGTGTCGCGGGTGAGGTCGTCTATTCGACGTGCAAGGCGGCACAGCTGGGCTTCGTCAAAGCATACAGTAAAGAACTTGGACCAATGCATGGACGCATCAATGCGATTACGCCAGGATGGATTGATACGCCGATGAACGCGATTTTTTCTGAGGATGAAAAGGCAGAAGCGATTGCTGAAATCCCTGCCGGACGATTCGGAAAAGTAGAGGAAGTGGCTTCTGCCATCCGTTACTTGGTGCAACCAGAATCGAGTTATGTGTCGGGAGCCATCCTTAAAATAGATGGTGCGTGGATGTAA